Proteins encoded by one window of Mesorhizobium sp. INR15:
- a CDS encoding glycosyltransferase family 2 protein, protein MPYPTTEPDALISIVIPCRNEAANLPLLIDEIEVAMAGRDFELIIVNDGSTDETASVLREQAALRPFPVRELRHLKSAGQSLSVRSGAWAARGGIVATIDGDGQNDPQYIPVLIDALRQAGPDFGAAQGQRLKRRDSKVKQRASRFANWLRNAILHDETRDTGCGLKAIHTDILRKLPFFDGTHRFVPALVIQEGYRVVHCDVVDRSRRHGKSNYGIFDRGLQGALDLGGVWWLRRRRRRMPKVEEIKHV, encoded by the coding sequence ATGCCATATCCGACGACAGAGCCTGACGCCTTGATATCCATTGTCATTCCTTGCCGGAACGAGGCGGCAAATCTGCCGCTGCTGATCGATGAAATCGAAGTCGCCATGGCCGGCCGAGACTTCGAACTGATCATCGTCAATGACGGCTCGACCGACGAGACTGCCTCTGTGCTTCGCGAGCAGGCCGCCCTTCGCCCCTTTCCGGTGCGCGAACTGCGCCATCTGAAATCCGCTGGCCAGAGCCTCTCCGTGCGCTCCGGCGCCTGGGCAGCGCGCGGTGGCATCGTCGCCACCATCGATGGCGACGGCCAGAACGACCCGCAATATATTCCGGTGCTGATCGACGCGCTGCGGCAGGCTGGGCCCGATTTTGGTGCCGCGCAAGGTCAGCGCCTCAAGCGCCGCGACAGCAAGGTCAAACAGCGGGCGTCGCGTTTCGCCAACTGGCTGAGAAACGCCATTCTGCATGACGAGACACGCGACACGGGCTGTGGCCTGAAGGCGATCCATACCGACATCCTGCGAAAACTGCCGTTCTTCGATGGCACGCATCGCTTTGTCCCTGCGCTGGTCATCCAGGAAGGCTACCGGGTCGTGCATTGCGACGTCGTTGACCGCTCGCGTCGGCATGGCAAATCGAACTACGGGATTTTCGATCGCGGCTTACAAGGCGCGCTCGATCTGGGCGGGGTCTGGTGGCTGCGCCGCAGGCGCCGCAGAATGCCAAAAGTAGAGGAAATCAAGCATGTTTAA